The following are from one region of the Vitis riparia cultivar Riparia Gloire de Montpellier isolate 1030 chromosome 9, EGFV_Vit.rip_1.0, whole genome shotgun sequence genome:
- the LOC117922369 gene encoding uncharacterized protein LOC117922369, translated as MIGISWNCRGLGNPRTVLALCEINKSRKPDFIFLIETLVHSAQVEKLKCKLGFEGALCVDRVGRGGGLAFLWRKAGMFSLLSYSQSHIDMEVSEEDGLRWRVTGFYGFPDRSQRHLSWNLLRSLYSASSLPWCCLGDFNDIVCNEEKKGSVPHPPWLIRGFCEALSDCQLQDLPLKGYPFTWERGRGSSHWVEERLDRALVNVSWLNLFSNAKLNNLVAPVSDHSPIELNTVDKFYCVYKHRFRFENGWLKEDGLDFVVSNAWRSPHAESLIDKIHTCSFALKEWGREHAFKFKNKISHYKRCIEQYRDKDGPTNSQVLKAYKTALSNVLMQEEFFWKQRAKSHWLQGGDMNTCYFHAVASARKRANKINKLQDDMGTWWEDQPNLCRVALSYFKTLFAMERNVSLPDLSYVDSRVTTAHNANLLSSFSFEEFSIAVQQMHPDKSPGPDGFNPAFFQHFWPLIGKDIFHACSSWLNNNEFPASLNETIIVLIPKNDNPVSMRDLRPIALCNVLYKIIAKVLANRLKVFLPVLIDESQSAFVPGRAITDNVVVAFELIHYMKRKTHGKVGDVALKIDISKAYDRIRWDYLKAIMLRMGFDSKWVEWIMLCVSTVSYSVSVNGELVGPFSPGRGLRQGDPLSPYLFIICAEGLSSLIKQAERRGAIHGCRICRSAPRISHLLFADDSFFFFRADAIESSTMHTIFAKYESDSGQAINFQKSGIFFSRNVSSLDRDFISNILGVSTPFNTGRYLGLPSLIGKSKKAVFGFLRDRLWRRLQGWQSKLLSQAGGLGFRNLRDFNLAMLGKQGWNLITKPDSLIARLLKARYYRSEDFLSARLGHNPSFTWKGIWSSRAILLKGSRWRIGDGCSIDVWHNPWLRDAENFKVETPIIHDLAHLKVHDLWIHGCKEWDVELLGEIFSPRDAQAIARIPLSLKSPPDSLIWHWDNHGNYTVKSGYRIVRWLSLHGNLPSRPVAWNMLWDLSIPPKIKLCLWRACKGCLPTRSALCARGMPVTDTCVLCGGHEEDLMHIFLSCPFALSCWSQVDLIPSVNGVSSFLDWFFMFLTNVDKEVVGRVGSIIWGIWRQRNSLLWNNSASSPTQTVSASLSFLKDWLDARLGSDQKFSNGNANTQVKWSKPSPGMLKCNVDAAIFSEHQTIGLGVILRNEFGSVVGCYSKVVNGVSSPMEAEASGLREATRWLLELRVSNVIVEVDAKGVYDAFYSKALDRSEFGMLIQDCRSLFLDQSFTLCHVKRQANAAADALAKAASSFASPSFWRDAPPLLGAILASDVSISSH; from the exons ATGATAGGCATTAGTTGGAACTGTCGAGGGCTGGGCAACCCTCGAACAGTTCTAGCTCTATGTGAGATCAACAAATCTCGCAAgcctgattttatttttcttattgaaacTCTCGTACATTCAGCACAAGTTGAGAAGTTGAAGTGTAAGCTGGGTTTTGAAGGTGCTTTATGTGTTGATCGTGTGGGGCGTGGAGGGGGTTTAGCTTTTCTTTGGAGGAAGGCAGGGATGTTTTCTTTGTTGAGTTACTCTCAATCACATATAGATATGGAAGTCTCAGAGGAGGATGGTCTTCGGTGGAGAGTTACTGGTTTCTATGGTTTCCCGGATAGAAGCCAACGACATTTGTCTTGGAATCTTCTTCGGTCTCTCTATTCTGCTTCCTCTCTTCCATGGTGCTGTTTGGGTGACTTCAATGATATTGTCtgtaatgaagaaaaaaaaggcagtGTCCCACATCCTCCATGGTTAATTAGAGGTTTTTGTGAAGCTCTTTCAGACTGTCAACTTCAAGATCTTCCTCTCAAGGGGTATCCTTTCACTTGGGAAAGAGGTCGTGGGTCAAGTCACTGGGTTGAGGAGCGTCTTGATCGGGCTTTAGTAAATGTATCTTGGCTTAATCTTTTTTCTAATGCAAAGCTAAATAATTTAGTAGCTCCTGTCTCTGATCACTCCCCAATTGAGTTGAATACGGTGGACAAGTTTTATTGTGTTTATAAACACAGGTTTCGGTTTGAGAATGGATGGCTCAAGGAGGATGGACTGGATTTTGTAGTGTCAAATGCATGGAGATCTCCTCATGCTGAGAGCCTGATAGACAAAATTCATACTTGCTCTTTTGCTTTAAAAGAGTGGGGCCGGGAACATGCTTTCaagtttaagaataaaatatccCATTACAAAAGGTGTATTGAGCAATATAGGGACAAGGATGGGCCTACGAACAGTCAAGTTTTAAAAGCTTATAAAACTGCTTTATCTAATGTTCTTATGCAAGAAGAGTTTTTCTGGAAACAGAGGGCAAAAAGTCATTGGTTGCAGGGGGGAGACATGAATACATGTTATTTTCATGCAGTAGCTAGTGCAAGGAAGAGAgccaataaaattaataaattgcaGGATGACATGGGGACCTGGTGGGAGGATCAACCTAATCTGTGCCGGGTGGccttatcatattttaaaactctttttgcTATGGAAAGAAATGTTTCTCTACCGGATTTAAGCTATGTGGACAGTAGGGTAACTACGGCTCATAATGCAAACTTgctatcttctttttcttttgaagaattCTCAATTGCAGTTCAACAAATGCATCCTGACAAGTCACCAGGACCGGATGGTTTCAATCCTGCTTTCTTTCAGCATTTTTGGCCTCTTATTGGCAAGGATATTTTTCATGCTTGCTCTTCTTGGTTAAACAACAATGAGTTTCCAGCTTCGTTAAATGAGACTATCATTGTTTTgattccaaaaaatgataatccTGTCTCAATGAGGGATCTTCGGCCTATTGCTCTCTGTAATGTCCTTTACAAAATTATAGCAAAGGTACTGGCCAATCGGTTGAAAGTTTTCCTTCCTGTTTTAATTGATGAATCTCAATCAGCTTTTGTTCCTGGTAGGGCTATCACAGACAATGTGGTAGTTGCCTTTGAGCTTATTCAttacatgaaaagaaaaactcaTGGCAAGGTTGGGGATGTGGCTCTCAAAATTGACATCAGCAAGGCTTATGATAGAATACGTTGGGACTATCTCAAAGCTATCATGTTGAGAATGGGCTTTGATTCCAAGTGGGTGGAGTGGATAATGTTGTGTGTCTCTACTGTTTCCTATTCTGTCTCTGTGAATGGTGAGCTGGTTGGGCCATTTTCTCCTGGGCGCGGGctaagacaaggagaccctctgtcgccatatttatttattatttgtgcAGAAGGTTTGTCTTCCCTCATTAAGCAGGCAGAGAGGCGGGGTGCTATTCATGGTTGTAGGATTTGTAGAAGTGCTCCTAGGATCTCACATCTTTTATTTGCCGATgatagtttctttttctttagagCTGATGCAATAGAGAGTTCAACCATGCACACTATTTTTGCTAAGTATGAATCTGATTCGGGGCAAgctattaattttcaaaaatcaggTATCTTTTTTAGTAGAAATGTCTCATCTTTGGATAGAGATTTTATCTCTAATATTCTTGGTGTTTCCACACCTTTTAACACTGGAAGATATCTTGGGCTTCCCTCTTTGATTGGCAAAAGTAAAAAAGCTGTGTTTGGTTTTCTCCGTGATAGATTGTGGCGGCGTTTACAAGGATGGCAGAGTAAGTTGCTCTCTCAGGCAG GTGGTCTGGGTTTTCGTAATCTCCGTGATTTCAACCTAGCCATGCTAGGCAAACAAGGGTGGAACTTGATCACTAAACCAGACTCTCTTATTGCTAGACTCCTCAAAGCTAGATATTACCGTTCTGAAGATTTTCTTTCAGCCCGTCTGGGCCATAATCCAAGTTTTACTTGGAAAGGGATATGGAGTTCTCGAGCCATTCTCTTAAAGGGTAGTAGGTGGAGAATTGGAGATGGCTGTAGTATTGATGTGTGGCACAACCCTTGGCTTAGGGATGCGGAAAACTTTAAAGTTGAAACTCCTATTATTCATGACTTAGCTCACTTAAAAGTTCATGATCTCTGGATCCACGGCTGTAAGGAGTGGGATGTGGAATTACTTGGGGAGATATTCTCACCTAGGGATGCTCAAGCCATTGCTAGAATTCCTTTGAGCTTGAAGTCTCCACCTGATTCGCTCATTTGGCATTGGGAcaatcatggaaactacacggTGAAATCAGGGTATCGTATAGTGAGATGGCTTTCCTTGCATGGTAATTTGCCTTCACGGCCTGTAGCATGGAATATGCTATGGGATTTGTCTATCCCACCAAAGATAAAATTATGTCTATGGCGTGCTTGCAAAGGATGTCTACCTACCAGGTCTGCTCTATGTGCACGAGGTATGCCTGTGACTGATACATGTGTACTCTGTGGAGGACATGAAGAGGATTTAATGCATATTTTTCTCTCCTGTCCGTTTGCTCTTTCATGTTGGTCACAAGTTGACTTGATTCCCTCAGTTAATGGTGTCTCTTCTTTTCTTGACTGGTTTTTCATGTTCCTCACTAATGTTGATAAAGAAGTGGTGGGGCGTGTTGGGTCTATCATTTGGGGTATATGGAGGCAGAGAAACTCATTGTTATGGAATAATAGTGCCTCATCTCCTACTCAAACAGTCTCTGCTAGCTTATCGTTCCTAAAAGACTGGTTAGATGCAAGATTGGGTTCTGATCAAAAGTTTTCTAATGGAAATGCCAACACTCAAGTCAAATGGAGTAAACCTTCCCCGGGAATGTTGAAATGTAATGTGGATGCAGCGATTTTCTCAGAACATCAAACCATCGGGCTGGGTGTGATTCTACGAAATGAATTCGGCTCTGTTGTTGGTTGCTACTCTAAGGTTGTTAATGGTGTGAGTTCTCCTATGGAGGCTGAAGCTTCGGGGTTACGTGAAGCTACAAGATGGCTATTGGAGCTGCGTGTTTCAAATGTTATAGTAGAAGTGGACGCTAAAGGTGTTTATGATGCATTTTACTCTAAAGCTCTTGATAGGTCTGAATTTGGCATGCTTATTCAAGACTGTAGATCTCTATTTTTAGATCAAAGTTTTACTCTATGTCATGTGAAAAGGCAAGCTAATGCTGCTGCTGATGCTCTTGCAAAAGCAGCAAGCTCTTTTGCTAGTCCAAGTTTTTGGCGGGATGCTCCACCTCTATTAGGAGCTATCTTAGCCTCTGATGTTTCTATTTCTTCTCATTAA
- the LOC117921509 gene encoding protein FLUORESCENT IN BLUE LIGHT, chloroplastic isoform X1 produces the protein MAFVVRCCCVLTGPNSGHIGRRSRPSGKSYVSGRLAFPFEMGKFVSCFGDNSSGPTGIFHILQPGRPGHLGFRDIEIAKPGRTGDIDQVPTDNGTITEHLSAHQGMVLFRFPATALAVTNALLLTIPFEALAETCEAESSFFNMPLLSFVALIGATVGGLLARQRRGELQRVNEQLRQINAALRRQAKIESYAPSLSYAPVGSKIPENEVIIDPKKEELISCLKAGKNFLRNQNPEKAFMEFKTALELAQTLKDPTEEKKAARGLGASLQRQGKYRDAIKYHSTVLEISKREGENSGNTEAYGAIADCYTELGDLERAGKFYDQYIARLEKD, from the exons ATGGCGTTCGTGGTCCGTTGCTGCTGCGTCCTCACCGGTCCAAACTCCGGTCACATTGGCCGGCGATCTCGGCCATCCGGAAAGTCTTACGTTTCCG GGAGGTTGGCTTTTCCATTCGAAATGGGAAAGTTTGTGTCATGCTTTGGAGATAATTCCAGTGGACCAACTGGGATTTTCCACATATTGCAGCCCGGCAGGCCTGGGCATCTGGGGTTCCGGGATATTGAGATTGCTAAGCCAGGAAGGACTGGTGATATTGATCAAGTGCCAACAGATAATGGCACCATTACAGAACACTTATCTGCTCATCAG GGAATGGTGCTATTCAGATTCCCAGCAACTGCACTCGCTGTCACCAATGCCTTGCTGTTGACTATACCTTTTGAAGCTTTGGCAGAAACGTGTGAGGCTGAGAGCTCTTTTTTTAACATGCCTTTGCTATCATTTGTTGCCCTTATAGGAGCCACTGTTGGAG GACTGCTTGCACGACAGAGGAGAGGAGAACTGCAGCGGGTGAATGAACAACTCCGCCAGATCAATGCAGCTCTGAGAAGGCAAGCTAAGATCGAGTCCTATGCCCCCAGTCTGAGTTATGCTCCTGTTGGTAGTAAAATACCTGAGAATGAAGTAATCATCGATCCGAAGAAGGAGGAGTTGATTTCTTGTTTGAAAGCTGGGAAGAACTTTCTGAGGAACCAAAATCCAGAGAAAGCGTTTATGGAGTTTAAGACAGCTCTTGAGCTTGCTCAGACACTTAAGGATCCTACTGAGGAGAAAAAGGCTGCAAGAGGTTTAG GGGCTTCACTACAAAGGCAAGGTAAGTACCGAGACGCCATTAAATACCATTCTACGGTTCTGGAAATCTCTAAGCGGGAAGGGGAGAACTCTGGCAACACGGAAGCTTATGGGGCAATTGCTGATTGTTACACTGAGCTTGGAGATCTTGAGCGGGCCGGGAAATTTTATGACCAGTACATTGCAAGGTTAGAGAAAGATTGA
- the LOC117921509 gene encoding protein FLUORESCENT IN BLUE LIGHT, chloroplastic isoform X2 has protein sequence MMGMVLFRFPATALAVTNALLLTIPFEALAETCEAESSFFNMPLLSFVALIGATVGGLLARQRRGELQRVNEQLRQINAALRRQAKIESYAPSLSYAPVGSKIPENEVIIDPKKEELISCLKAGKNFLRNQNPEKAFMEFKTALELAQTLKDPTEEKKAARGLGASLQRQGKYRDAIKYHSTVLEISKREGENSGNTEAYGAIADCYTELGDLERAGKFYDQYIARLEKD, from the exons ATGATG GGAATGGTGCTATTCAGATTCCCAGCAACTGCACTCGCTGTCACCAATGCCTTGCTGTTGACTATACCTTTTGAAGCTTTGGCAGAAACGTGTGAGGCTGAGAGCTCTTTTTTTAACATGCCTTTGCTATCATTTGTTGCCCTTATAGGAGCCACTGTTGGAG GACTGCTTGCACGACAGAGGAGAGGAGAACTGCAGCGGGTGAATGAACAACTCCGCCAGATCAATGCAGCTCTGAGAAGGCAAGCTAAGATCGAGTCCTATGCCCCCAGTCTGAGTTATGCTCCTGTTGGTAGTAAAATACCTGAGAATGAAGTAATCATCGATCCGAAGAAGGAGGAGTTGATTTCTTGTTTGAAAGCTGGGAAGAACTTTCTGAGGAACCAAAATCCAGAGAAAGCGTTTATGGAGTTTAAGACAGCTCTTGAGCTTGCTCAGACACTTAAGGATCCTACTGAGGAGAAAAAGGCTGCAAGAGGTTTAG GGGCTTCACTACAAAGGCAAGGTAAGTACCGAGACGCCATTAAATACCATTCTACGGTTCTGGAAATCTCTAAGCGGGAAGGGGAGAACTCTGGCAACACGGAAGCTTATGGGGCAATTGCTGATTGTTACACTGAGCTTGGAGATCTTGAGCGGGCCGGGAAATTTTATGACCAGTACATTGCAAGGTTAGAGAAAGATTGA
- the LOC117922127 gene encoding oligouridylate-binding protein 1B-like isoform X2 → MQHQRLKQQQQALMQQALLQQQSLYHPGLLAPPQIEPIPSGNLPPGFDSSTCRSVYIGNIHTQVSEPLLQEVFASTGPVEGCKLVRKEKSSYGFIHYFDRRSAALAILSLNGRHLFGQPIKVNWAYASGQREDTSGHFNIFVGDLSPEVTDATLFACFSVFPSCSDARVMWDQKTGRSRGFGFVSFRNQQDAQSAINDITGKWLGSRQIRCNWATKGAGSNDDKQSSDAKSVVELTNGSSDGKETATNEAPDNNPQYTTVYVGNLAPEVTQLDLHRHFHTFGAGVIEEVRVQRDKGFGFVRYNTHAEAALAIQMGNTQSILCGKPIKCSWGSKPTPPGTSSNPLPPPAAAPLPGLSATDLLAYERQLAMSKMGHALMHPQGQHPLKQAAMGMGAAGASQAIYDGGFQNVAAAQQLMYYQ, encoded by the exons ATGCAGCATCAGAGGCTGAAACAGCAACAGCAAGCCTTGATGCAGCAAGCTCTTCTTCAGCAGCAGTCGCTCTACCACCCCGGCCTCTTGGCTCCTCCTCAG ATAGAGCCAATACCAAGTGGAAATCTGCCTCCTGGTTTTGATTCAAGTACATGCCGCAGTGT GTATATCGGGAACATTCATACGCAAGTATCGGAACCACTTCTTCAAGAGGTTTTTGCTAGTACTGGTCCTGTTGAAGGCTGCAAGCTCGTTAGGAAGGAAAAG TCATCCTATGGATTCATCCACTACTTTGATCGCAGATCTGCTGCCTTGGCTATATTGTCTCTAAACGGAAGGCATCT gTTTGGGCAGCCTATCAAAGTTAATTGGGCATATGCTAGTGGTCAAAGGGAGGACACATCAG GTCACTTCAACATTTTTGTTGGTGATCTCAGCCCTGAGGTTACTGATGCTACATTGTTTGCATGCTTTTCTGTTTTTCCCAGTTGTTC AGATGCGAGGGTCATGTGGGATCAGAAGACTGGGCGTTCAAGAGGGTTTGGATTTGTTTCTTTCCGCAATCAACAG GATGCCCAAAGTGCTATCAATGACATAACCG GAAAGTGGCTTGGGAGTCGACAGATACGTTGTAACTGGGCAACTAAAGGTGCTGGTTCCAATGATGATAAACAAAGTTCAGATGCCAAGAGTGTGGTAGAGCTGACCAATGGTTCATCAG ATGGTAAAGAGACAGCAACTAATGAGGCTCCTGACAACAACCCTCAGTATACAACTGTTTATGTGGGCAACCTTGCTCCAGAG GTGACACAGCTTGATCTCCATCGTCACTTTCATACTTTTGGTGCTGGGGTAATTGAGGAAGTTCGGGTTCAACGAGATAAGGGCTTTGGTTTTGTTAGATACAATACTCACGCTGAGGCCGCTCTGGCTATTCAGATGGGAAATACCCAGTCAATTCTGTGTGGCAAACCAATCAAG TGCTCATGGGGTAGCAAGCCAACTCCACCAGGAACAAGTTCAAACCCACTCCCCCCACCTGCAGCTGCACCTCTGCCAGGTCTTTCAGCCACGGACCTCCTAGCCTATGAGAGGCAACTAGCAATGAGCAAGATGGGCCATGCACTGATGCACCCTCAGGGGCAGCATCCTCTTAAGCAGGCAGCAATGGGAATGGGGGCCGCTGGAGCAAGCCAGGCAATATATGATGGCGGCTTCCAGAACGTTGCTGCTGCTCAGCAGCTCATGTATTACCAGTAA
- the LOC117922127 gene encoding oligouridylate-binding protein 1B-like isoform X1, which translates to MQHQRLKQQQQALMQQALLQQQSLYHPGLLAPPQIEPIPSGNLPPGFDSSTCRSVYIGNIHTQVSEPLLQEVFASTGPVEGCKLVRKEKSSYGFIHYFDRRSAALAILSLNGRHLFGQPIKVNWAYASGQREDTSGHFNIFVGDLSPEVTDATLFACFSVFPSCSDARVMWDQKTGRSRGFGFVSFRNQQDAQSAINDITGKWLGSRQIRCNWATKGAGSNDDKQSSDAKSVVELTNGSSEDGKETATNEAPDNNPQYTTVYVGNLAPEVTQLDLHRHFHTFGAGVIEEVRVQRDKGFGFVRYNTHAEAALAIQMGNTQSILCGKPIKCSWGSKPTPPGTSSNPLPPPAAAPLPGLSATDLLAYERQLAMSKMGHALMHPQGQHPLKQAAMGMGAAGASQAIYDGGFQNVAAAQQLMYYQ; encoded by the exons ATGCAGCATCAGAGGCTGAAACAGCAACAGCAAGCCTTGATGCAGCAAGCTCTTCTTCAGCAGCAGTCGCTCTACCACCCCGGCCTCTTGGCTCCTCCTCAG ATAGAGCCAATACCAAGTGGAAATCTGCCTCCTGGTTTTGATTCAAGTACATGCCGCAGTGT GTATATCGGGAACATTCATACGCAAGTATCGGAACCACTTCTTCAAGAGGTTTTTGCTAGTACTGGTCCTGTTGAAGGCTGCAAGCTCGTTAGGAAGGAAAAG TCATCCTATGGATTCATCCACTACTTTGATCGCAGATCTGCTGCCTTGGCTATATTGTCTCTAAACGGAAGGCATCT gTTTGGGCAGCCTATCAAAGTTAATTGGGCATATGCTAGTGGTCAAAGGGAGGACACATCAG GTCACTTCAACATTTTTGTTGGTGATCTCAGCCCTGAGGTTACTGATGCTACATTGTTTGCATGCTTTTCTGTTTTTCCCAGTTGTTC AGATGCGAGGGTCATGTGGGATCAGAAGACTGGGCGTTCAAGAGGGTTTGGATTTGTTTCTTTCCGCAATCAACAG GATGCCCAAAGTGCTATCAATGACATAACCG GAAAGTGGCTTGGGAGTCGACAGATACGTTGTAACTGGGCAACTAAAGGTGCTGGTTCCAATGATGATAAACAAAGTTCAGATGCCAAGAGTGTGGTAGAGCTGACCAATGGTTCATCAG AAGATGGTAAAGAGACAGCAACTAATGAGGCTCCTGACAACAACCCTCAGTATACAACTGTTTATGTGGGCAACCTTGCTCCAGAG GTGACACAGCTTGATCTCCATCGTCACTTTCATACTTTTGGTGCTGGGGTAATTGAGGAAGTTCGGGTTCAACGAGATAAGGGCTTTGGTTTTGTTAGATACAATACTCACGCTGAGGCCGCTCTGGCTATTCAGATGGGAAATACCCAGTCAATTCTGTGTGGCAAACCAATCAAG TGCTCATGGGGTAGCAAGCCAACTCCACCAGGAACAAGTTCAAACCCACTCCCCCCACCTGCAGCTGCACCTCTGCCAGGTCTTTCAGCCACGGACCTCCTAGCCTATGAGAGGCAACTAGCAATGAGCAAGATGGGCCATGCACTGATGCACCCTCAGGGGCAGCATCCTCTTAAGCAGGCAGCAATGGGAATGGGGGCCGCTGGAGCAAGCCAGGCAATATATGATGGCGGCTTCCAGAACGTTGCTGCTGCTCAGCAGCTCATGTATTACCAGTAA
- the LOC117922372 gene encoding uncharacterized protein LOC117922372: MDIDLALRMPKPDELNEQSTQEDEVYWGKWECSNRLSLMIMKRGIPEAFRGAVTDEVTNASDFLAEIQKRFAKNDKAETSTLLASLISMKYKGKGNVREYIMEMSHLASKLKALKLELSDDLLVHLVLISLPAQFN, from the coding sequence ATGGATATAGACTTAGCCTTGAGAATGCCCAAACCCGATGAACTCAATGAGCAAAGTACTCAAGAGGATGAGGTTTATTGGGGTAAGTGGGAATGTTCAAATAGGCTAagtcttatgatcatgaagCGCGGAATTCCAGAAGCTTTCAGGGGTGCGGTAACCGATGAGGTTACTAATGCCAGTGACTTCCTTGCGGAAATTCAGAAACGTTTTGCCAAAAACGATAAGGCTGAAACGAGCACACTTTTAGCAAGCTTGATTTCAATGAAGTATAAAGGCAAGGGTAATGTTCGGGAGTACATCATGGAGATGTCTCATCTTGCTTCAAAACTTAAGGCTTTGAAACTTGAGTTATCTGATGATTTACTCGTGCATTTGGTTCTCATCTCTCTTCCTGcacaatttaattaa